From the genome of Nicotiana tabacum cultivar K326 chromosome 2, ASM71507v2, whole genome shotgun sequence:
ACTTTATCAAATCTCTCACGTAACTCCTCCCAGACTGTCTGAGCATTCGTAGCATATGCAATTCCACTAATCAAGTTCTGAGCAACATAATTCATTAACCAGGACAATACTATTGCATTGCACCTCTCCCACTGGTACCAATACTTCTCATGAAATCGTTCCTTCTTCCACTTGCCATCTACCATTCCTAGTTTGTTACGACCGAGTAGAGAAATTCACATTGATCGATACCACAAGGAATAGTTATCCGTACCTGTCAATTGAAAAGAAATTAAAGAGATTCCACTAGTATCACCAGGAGCGAGGTATAATGGATAATTGGGTAGAATTGTGATTCCTTCTTCAAATTCATCGTCTGATGACATCTGAGAGGTAATTTCTGGTGTGACAGTTGTGGCTTCGTGACTGAGATCGTCAATCACCATTGTTGAGCAATTTCAATTTCAGTTGAAATTTTTTGGAGCTTGAAGAATTGATGCAGAGACGAAGAGAGATTTATAGGAGAAGAATAGGATCAATTCACGAGCTTGGAGACGAAACtctctgctctgataccatgctgAGATCCCGGCATTAATGGCGGAATGAAACTCTAGATTTagagaggagaagaagaagaagaagagagcagAAGATGTTTCAGAgagttgaagaaaatgaactGTTTCATTCATGTGTAAACTGACTGAGAGCTAGCTTATATACAATGTTTTACTAAACTAACTCACTAACTAATAACCGACTATAAGTACAATTAAATAGACTAAACTATCCATATATATTTCTATACACAGCTAAGTCACTTCTTGCTTCTCAACCGTGGATGATTTTCCATTATTCAATTTATGTGGAGAATGACGTATTATGGAAAAGAGATTTTCAATAATATTTGATTGATGAGAGAACGAATAGTAGTCTTAAGGGAAGACATTTATGTGCATTTGAGTTGATGGAATTTTAGTAAGGACTAAAGTATAAAAGTACATTGAAAAAAGGAAATATAAATGTGATCGACAAAGCTAAATTGATTTTATACTTGCGAGCTGTCATATTTATGCTATACGTTTGCTCAATACAGTTTTTGGAAGTTATGCAAAAACATACACTCTTGTTTTCAATCGATCAAGTTCGTTTTAATTTTCGGCTATACAGTTATGAACATGCTTATAAATGTTTTTTCACGATGCTATAGAACTCATTTGATTTTGATCTTGATCTTGACATGcaatgattttatttttgtttcaattAATAGTGAGTGAAAATTAATGCAGAAAAGATCTCGAAGAGCCATCACTTTCATATCTTGGCATTATTGGCAAGTGATATAATATTTGCAGTGGAAGTAGTTAAAAAAAATCATGTAGAGTTGTCACTTGCATATCTTGAAACCAAAGATAAATTAATTATAGTCATATTAAGATCAAGATTAGATTAGGGTATCGTGAGTAGgagtgtatatggatcgggttggttcgatttttattaaaaccaaatcaaatcaactcTATCGGgttggattggttcgattttgtcgaatttttcggatttttgttatatgaatattatttcaatcttactttgttaaattttttgataagtaaatatatgtttagtaaaaattaaaaaattgacaaatatatgatctattaaaatattcctatggaagaatttttttaataacacatgatagttatttgtTAGTCGTTTGACAATAATTTCaagttgatgtacactttcaaggttaaccgaatttaataatgaaacataaaaataaatatgaaccTATATAATAATATGTTCtacttaattttaaattatcgaaaaaccatttcaaattcaaaaaagatataagaatttagtAGATCTTGatatatgaatatggaagaacaaagagattgacgtaTTTCACTAACATTTGATAAGAAAGTGACCATACAATCCATTTTTTAAAGTTAGCACTTCatatttaactaaatattacatcccataagagaatcgcaaatatttttagatattctttaaagaaaattctataaaaagtcttaaaagtatatatataaaaattatatatttatatgtcgatttggttcgaatttttttactCTATATCAAACCAAATTAAACCAAATCTAATCGAATCTTTTAATCGATTTAATTTGACTTTTCAATTTGGTGCGATTTTTCGATTCGATTTGTACACCCTAATCATGAGCACAATACCTGCAATTTTGTGCATAACTTACAAGCCCATAGTTCAAGATTACCATGTTTCTGCTATAAATATTGAAAGGAAAGCGAAAAGGAATTTGCTGACTACTTCTGTTTGTTGTATGTTGTCGCTTTGCAGGTTGGACATTTCTCAAAGTGCGATTAAAGATTAAAATAAGATTATTAAATTACTAAGAACCCGTTTGACCATGagttttgtcaaaataaatttgaaatttatttggcaaacacatatttggccatagattttactcatattttggcaaaatcccaaatctcaaatcccaaaatcacctcaattgctgattttgggccaaaacatgacagtcattttttaaaatttttaaatattacccCAAACTTTTATAGTTTGTAAAAGAGCCCACATTTATTACGACCAACTAAACCATATTTGTTCACTTGCCTCTCATTAAACTCACGTGTTTGCTTTGCTCTCTATAAACAGAAGAGAACTCCACCGCAAATTCTCCGTGCCAATCGATTGCAATCCACAGCAAAAACGAAATTTGAAGGTAATTTGGTAAAATCTGCTAATACTTGTTTAAATTTTCTATAGATTTGTATGAATTTTCTTCGGATTTATTTCACTTATTTTAGCTGGAACTTAtatcttggtaccaccttggtcagcatattCTAAGGGTTATCACTTTTATGGATCTTCTTGACTTGCATAGATCCATCCTCTATCATTTCTCGAATCCAGTGATAGCTTACATCGATATGCTTTGTCCTTGCATGATACACGGTGTTTTTTctcaggtctattgcactttgactgtcacaatagacgacatactccttttgATGCAATTCAAGCTCTCAAAAGAACCGCTTAAGCCATACCATCTCCTTAACAGCTTCAGTAGCGACAATATACTATgcttcagttgtagagagtgcGACACACTTCTGCGACTttgactgccatgatatagctccccctgaaaatgtgaATAATTATCCAGTAATAGATATATGATTATCGAGATCACCTGCCATATCAACATCCGTGTAACCCTTCAAGATCGAatcagatcctccaaaacatAAGCAATCCCTAGTAGTACCTCTTAGGTACCTCAGTATCCACTTGACTACTTCCCAATATTCTTTTCCAGTATTTTCAAGAAACCTGTTAACAATAACAACTGTAGCAATATCTGGTctagtgcataccattgcatataTCAAGTTTctgactgctgaagaataaggaactctggCCATGCTCTTTTTATTCTCTATGTTGTAGGACACACCTTCTTGTTTAACTTCagatgaccagcaagaggtgtgATGATTGGCTTAACACTCTTCATATTAAAGCGTttcagtacacgttcaatgtacttctcttGAGATAGCCATAACTTTCTGCATGTTCGCTCTCGAACAATCTTCATCCCCAAAATTTGTTGtgttgggcccaagtccttcatatcaaatgacttggacaaatctctcTTCAACTTTGGAATCAGCTCATTGTCTAGTCCTACaatcaacatgtcatccacatacaacaataatataataaagttgttatcagaaaatcttttgaagtatacacacgGACCAAAATAAGTCTTTGTGTaggtttgacttttcatgaatgagtcaaacttcatgtacaaCTGCCTCGGTGACTGCTTTCTTCAGATTTATTTTGCTTGATTTGTATGAGTTTTTCTTCAGATTTGTAAACCCTCCCATGTATATAAGGTCTCTCATCTCCTACATTGACTAATCTTTGCTTGTGATGACGATAAATGGctatctctctttttctctttttctttttccggtTGTGTTTGGTTGAAACTGTGGTCTTGTGTTGGCTGGAAAAGTTACTCTTTTCAGCCCAGATGCTTATGCCGTTATGCAATTTGGATATTGGGAAGCAGACgcaactcaaaaaaaaaaaaatctttcccTTTTGTATAGcatctttatgttttttttttttttttttttttatcattcggCTGATGCAGCTAATGTTTTGGCCTTGCTTTTAAAGTTTTGTAATGCCCATAATACCTGAAGCTGGTTTTGAGATTTCCGATGAGAATTCTGTGGCTCTGCCTCTATCGGTTAATAGGGTAACATACTTTAAATTTTAATCCTTCTACTTGTGCTAGTATGCCTTCCATATAGTTTAAGGCATGCTTTTGGATTTTATCCACTCTAAGAAAATGAAGTTAGGCATGTGATATGTTgtcctattattgttgtattgtaGAAACGTAAAAGAATGAATAGACTATCCTACATGATGATGCGAGGAAGCACGGGTTTAATGGTTCTACCATCAGTGGTCCACGTTGGACAGAAATTAAGGATgagtttttgatgaaaattgaaaatgTGGATAGGTTTGACGATGAGCAAATTAAGTCCAAGGTTGGAAGATTAAAGAGAGACACAAAATGTCCTAAaagggtatttgtgatagtttttagaacttgtgggtataagtcatatttcatgttttttcaaataaaaagtgaaatatgttttgaaaaatcatgtccaaacacattttcatcttcaaaccaaacttcactcAAATcagttttttcaaaataaatttgggaatctatggccaaacgctagctaagggcatagtgagagaaaaaaaaaagtaacaatGCAGCCAACTAAATCGATCGTCATATAAATTGGGACTTTTCATCATTATGAAATATTGaatttaacaatacgatacaataaaatttaagtaacaatcaaaataaatattatatttttgatGTAACAATGCAACACAAAAGGTAACAATCATCCAGTAAACTAGACATCTTTTTCTTAATCTCGTTATCATTTAATTGTGCTTTGTAATTTTAGAGGTCCCTTTTTTTGCCCCTTATTTATTCCATTACTGGTCTAGATACCCTATAGTTTCTTGGCAATTAAAGCCAAGTATGAGCCTTTTTTTTTTTCCACCTATTACGAAAAGGTTCTCAATATCTGACTTGAGGTATGACTAAAGTAGATAACGCATTTTATTAAATTGCTTAAGCTTCTTAACAATCAACCACTTCATGTATTTTACTAAACTATTTTCTACAGTTTATTACCTTTTGTTTATCAATAACATAACTAACTGAACATATTGAATAGTTATTACCTggtcttttaaaattaaattttaatataAATTTCCTGGCATTTTTTTTCATCTGTGAAAAATGGTAGGATGAAAAGGAACGGAAAGTAAGAAGAATGGCTACAAAATGACAAAGGGAATGCGGACAAAAGGGCTAAATATAAGAATGTTGATTACTcgaaggaaaaaaaggaaagagaaaaacaacaataacatcaTATAATAGAAATTAGGAAAGAACAATAACATCAAAAAAGCGTTTTCCTTTCTTACTAATGTCTCATTAATTTCCATTTTTTAAATTTCATGACAAATTTCCTGTTAATTGTTATTTACATTTTCCTTCTTAATCTCTATGATTGTCATTGAAAATCAAGCTCATGACACTGATACAGATTTGATAAATACTTCTGTTCTTCATTTCCTTGTTAATCTAATGGTACAGGTAATTGCTTTAGATTGAATTGTAAACTGTGATGCTGGCAAGGGTTTGCatataaacaacaacaataaacccacaagtggggtctgggaagggtagtgtgtacgcaaccttacccctaccttgcaAAAATAGAGATGCCGTTTCTGATAAACCCTTGGCTCAAGCAAAGCACAATCATAGCAGTTTTAAAAAGAAATACAGTAGTGGATAAGCCATGAAAGAGAAGCAGTATCAACAGCAAGATAATAAGAAGGGTTTGCATATTGAAAAACACAAATAACATATAGGAAAACCATAAGCATTTCAAAGAATTTTGATATCAAGATAAGGTCAGGCTGTTCCCAGAGGGCCATGAGTGTAAAAGAAAAATCCCAGAATGGGTAAGTATTACTCTCTAACATCAATTTTGTTCAAATGCTCTGTGATTACCACTATGTACTTCAGAAACACTCAGGAATCCAGTTAAGGTGTAAGGGAATAAGCAATCAAAGAATTTAACAAACCCGAAGCCCAAAACTGCACATGTTCGCGCACCCACAGTGATGTTATAATGCTGCCATCATAGTCGATCTTGCAGCCTCTTTCTTCATCTCTGCAGCTTTTCCACTTCCACGGAAATACATGTAGACTTGCTGCACAAGGTGTAGAGCAAATCAGAAGATGAGACACAAGTCACAAGGAAATATGACAAAAGAGAGGCGGATAACTAAACCTGTATAACCCATATACTGATCAGTGTTTCAAGACAGAAGAATGCAGCTCCAATGAAGTAGAATATCTGCAAAGTAAAAGCAAGCTTAGGAGGTGTGAAATTTTCATCAAAGGCGAACATACAAGAAAAATGTCTGATTTTTCTGGGGAAAAGAATTACTCATGAAATTCTATCATATGGATCAAGAAAAGTGTACTGAGAATAGTTAATAATTGTTGATATCCCGAAATAATAAGAATATGAACTCAGATGGAATACACGACTCAATAGTGCTTTAAAGGTAAACTTTGAGACATAAATATAAAAGCTCACCCCAACCAAAGCATGCCAGCCCAGAAGATCAATTGCAGGCAAGATACCACTGTTAAACAAGGAAATGGAAAAGGAACAAGTCATTTCTTTTATTGGAATTAATCATATTATCAACGAACACATAGATTAGATAAAAATAATTCAATGCATGAGCTCAACCATGCATGGTCTTCTCGAACAGGAAGGTAAGGCAACTGGTTTCATATCCAAGAAACGTGCTTGTACCACCAAACCATTGTCAATTCTGacatataaaaatttaaaaaatggcaACATACGTCAAAGATTTCCCCTTGAAGAAAATTGGAGGTGCCACAGCAGCAACGATGCAGAATCCAATGTGAAACTACAAGATAAAAAAGAGTGGTCAGAGTCCTGAATAAGCAACTCATGAGTATAAAGAAAAACTAATAAGGAAATGTGGTATTACCACGTAACTTAAGAAAAACCACCCAAACTTTAGCGCACTGTCAGTCCTGCAAACAAAATGGATATGAGATATTGACTCTTTCGGAAGGTCACACaacggaaataaaaaaaaaaattaataatccaTAAATCTATTCCCTCCCACAGGGAGTCCCCATCTATTTTTTCACACTAAGGAAGCACAAATGTGTACCTCATTGCACGATAAAGAGGCCGATACCACAAGACATAGGCTCCTGGGACACCTGATATTAAGTAGATAACAGCAAGCAACCAGATTGTTGGACCTACAATGACAAAATGCTAACCTTAGATGGTTAATTTTCACTAAAGCATAGGAGAGGTTAGTAATTTCAGTTCCACAGCAACCTTGTCCTCTGATCCAAGCTAAGGTGACAGCTACAAGGTTCCATACAAGACAGGCTGCCAAACCTGCAATTCACCATGTCCAAAGAGAGTCAACCACCATAAGAGCATTAATAGATAAACTAGTTCAAAAAAACTAGTCCAGTTCAACAATAAAAGAAGTCAATGACTGTCAGGATCATTCCAACAAAAACCATCTAGGAATCCCTCATTCTCTTTTTTCTGATTTCTCAATTTGGACAAGTAGATTTGAGATGTAACCAGCTACCAGTGACATTCAATAGTACGACTTTCAAATCTTAtcccaaattccaaagatatttGCAGGCACTTAAGAGGATATTGTAGACCCTCTTGATCCAAGTGTCACTAAAACCAGTAGCACAACAATTGTTAAAAGATGGAGTTTATGTTTTACAATCCTTAGAAGCATAAACACAAATATGCAAATAGACAACTAGAATACCATACAGAACACTTTTCTTTTGAAACAAAGTCCAGCAAGAGAAAGTAGTGAAAACTATTAATATGCATCACAATCTCCAGGTCAGG
Proteins encoded in this window:
- the LOC107821444 gene encoding secretory carrier-associated membrane protein 1, which gives rise to MAGRYNDNPFAEDEVNPFANNGSVAPARPSPLPHEPAGYDRGATVDIPLDGSKDLKKKEKELQAKEAELKKREQELKRKEDAITRAGVVIENKNWPPFFPIIHHDIANEIPIHLQKLQYVAFTTLLGLAACLVWNLVAVTLAWIRGQGPTIWLLAVIYLISGVPGAYVLWYRPLYRAMRTDSALKFGWFFLSYVFHIGFCIVAAVAPPIFFKGKSLTGILPAIDLLGWHALVGIFYFIGAAFFCLETLISIWVIQQVYMYFRGSGKAAEMKKEAARSTMMAAL